From the genome of Paracidovorax avenae:
CGCTGGGCAACGCCGTGTGCGGCGTGGGGGCGCTGTTCTCCTCCATGACGTTCATGGAGACGGGCGACGTGCGCCACGTGTATTTCGCCGCCGCGCTGGTGCTCGCGGCGCTGGTTTTCGACGTGCTCGACGGCCGCGTCGCGCGCTGGCGGCAGAAGTCCTCCGCCATGGGCCGCGAGCTGGATTCGCTGGCCGACGTGATTTCGTTCGGCGTGGCGCCGGCGATCATCGCCTACGCCTGCGGCATGCAGGGCCTCTACGACCGCATCGTCCTGGCCTTCTTCGTGGCCTGCGGCGTCTCGCGCCTCGCGCGCTACAACGTCACGGCGGAAACACTCTCCGAGGGTTCAGGCAAGGTGAAGTACTTCGAGGGCACGCCGATCCCCACCTCCATCGTGCTGGTGGGGCTCATGGCACTGGCCGCATCGCTCGGTGCCGTGCGCGAGAACCTGTGGTTCGGCAAGCTGCTGGTGGGGGGCTTCACGCTGCACCCCTTCGTGCTGCTGTTCGCGGTGTCCGGCTCGCTCATGATCAGCCGGATCCGCATACCGAAGTTTTGACCCCCCTGAGTCGCCTTCGGCGCCTTCCCCCAAGGGGGACGACGCCAGTGGCCCGGCAAAGCCGGTTCCACGGCGTCTGCTGGCGTGGCCTGCTCCGCGGCCCTCTGACGGGGCAGGCTCTGGGCGTGCGTGAGGGGCCCACCGGGCTTGAGAATGCCTCCTGACTGTCGGTAGCCCACGATGACGTGCCCGGGGCCAATCTTCCTTTGTGCGATGGATTTGCATTCACTTGCTGAACATTTACCCGCACTTCGGCCCTGCTGCGCGTGCCAATCGCCCCGGTAACGGTAAACTCCGCCGCTTTGAGCCGCGTCGTTCGCACTCCTTCCTTCCATGGCCGTTGACACGGTGGGCCAGGCCCGCACCAGCTTTGACCTCAAGAGCGCCCAGCTGCCCGTGGTGGCCGTGGCGTTGCGGACCACCGACGCCGACGCGTTCGCTGCCGACCTGGCCGCGCGCCTCGGGGAGGACCCGGGCTTCTTCGACAACGATCCGGTGCTGATCGACCTCGCCGCCGTGCGCGAGGAGGCTGCGCCCATCGATTTTCCCGCCCTCGTGACCCTGCTGCGCCAGCACCGCACCCAGCCCGTGGCCGTGCGCGGCGGCAGCGCCGCGCAGATGGAGGCCGCGCTCGCCGCCGGGCTCGTGGCCGCGCCGGAGGCGCCGCCCGCCCGTGCCGCCCAGCCGCCCGCCGCGGCCGAATCGCCTGCGCGGGAGGTCGTCCGCGAAGTCGTGCGCGAGGTCGAGGTGGTGCGCGAGGTGCCCGCTCCCGCACCCGGCACCGTCGTGGTGGACAAGCCGCTGCGCTCGGGCCAGCAGGTCTATGCGCGCGGCTCCGACCTCGTGGTGATGGCCGTGGTGAGCTTCGGTGCCGAAGTCATCGCCGACGGCAACATCCACGTCTATGCGCCGCTGCGCGGCCGGGCCATCGCCGGTGCACGCGGCGACACCTCCGCCCGCATCTTCAGCACCTGCCTGGAACCGCAGCTCGTCTCGGTGGCCGGCATCTACCGCACCACCGACACCGAGCTGCCCGACAACGTGCGCGGCAAGCCCGCGCAGGTGCGGCTCGACGGCGAGAAACTGATCATCGAGCCGCTCGCCTGACCCCAGAACACCAGACCAACGCCCCAAGGAATTTGCAGAAATGGCCAAAATCGTCGTCGTGACCTCCGGCAAGGGAGGCGTGGGAAAGACCACCACCAGCGCCAGCTTCGCATCGGGCCTCGCGCTGCGCGGCCACAAGACCGCCGTGATCGACTTCGACGTCGGCCTGCGCAACCTCGACCTCATCATGGGTTGCGAGCGCCGCGTCGTGTACGACCTCATCAACGTGATTCACGGCGAGGCCAACCTGAACCAGGCCCTCATCAAGGACAAGCAGTGCGAGAACCTGTTCGTGCTGGCAGCCAGCCAGACGCGCGACAAGGACGCGCTCACGCAGGAGGGCGTGGAGAAGGTGCTGAACGACCTCGCCGCGATGGACTTCGAATACATCGTCTGCGACTCGCCCGCCGGCATCGAAAGTGGCGCGCTCATGGCCATGCACTTCGCCGACGAGGCGCTGCTGGTGACCAACCCCGAGGTGTCCTCGGTGCGCGATTCCGACCGCATCCTCGGCATGCTCGGCAGCAAGACGAAGCGCGCGATCGAGGGCAAGGAGCCGATCAAGGAACACCTGCTCATCACGCGCTACAACCCCGGCCGCGTGCAGGACGGGCAGATGCTGAGCCTGGAGGACATCCAGGACATCCTGCGCATCGAACTCATCGGCGTCGTGCCCGAGTCCGAAAGCGTGCTGCAGGCGTCCAACCAGGGCACGCCCGCCATCCACCTGCAGGGCACGGACGTGTCCGAGGCCTACAAGGACGTGGTGGCGCGCTTCCTCGGCGAGGACAAGCCCCTGCGTTTCATCGACGCGCAGAAGCCCGGCTTCTTCAAGCGCATCTTCGGCGGGAGGTAACGCATGGCATCCTTTCTCTCATTCCTGCTCGGCGAAAAGAAGAAGACCGCCAGTGTCGCCAAGGAGCGGCTGCAGATCATCCTCGCTCACGAGCGCAATGGCCGCAATGCCTCGGAGCCGGACTACCTGCCCGCACTGCAGCGCGAACTCGTCGCCGTGATTTCCAAGTACGTGAAGATCAGCCCCGAAGACCTGAAGGTGCAGCTGGAGCGCCAGGACAACCTCGAAGTGCTCGAAGTCAAGATCGAACTGCCCGACACGGTGCGCTGACCGCCCGGCCGTGGCCCGCGGTCCGCGGCCGCCAGCGGCTCAGAGGGGATGTTCCGTATAGAAGCGTCCGCCGTGGTAGAGCAGCGGTGGCACGCCCGGGCGGTGCGCGCAGCGCTCCACTTCTCCGACGAAGATGACGTGGTCGCCTTCGTCGTAGCGGCTGCGGTTGAAGCATTCGAACGTGGCCACCGCCCCCTCGATCAGCGGCGCGCCCGCCACGCCCGGCGTGTAGGCCACGCCCGCGAAGCGGTCCACGCCGCGGCTGGCGAAGCGCTCGGCCAGTGCCTTCTGGTCGGCGGCCAGCACGTTGATCGCATAGTGCGAACCGGCGGCCAGCGCGCCCATCGAACCGGCGGTGCGGCCCAGGCTCCAGAGTACCAGCGGCGGCGCGAGCGACACCGAATTGAATGAACTCGCCGTGAGGCCCACGAGGCCGCCGGCGGCGTCCTGCGCGGTGACGATGGTCACGCCGGTGGCGAACATGCCGAGCGCGTCGCGGAACTCGCGGGGGGAAAAGCTCGGCGGAGTGGCCAGCGCGGGCCGGGGCAGGGGACGTGTCACGGAAGGCGAAGGCGCGGCGCGCGCCGGGCGGAGGAAGGGGTCGGCTATTATGGTCCGGTGCCCGCACCCCCGCCGCCGACCGGGGCCGAGTCCCCACCGGGCGCGTTGTCGTTGCCCCTCCCTTCCATGGCCCTGCTTCCCACTTTCACCACCCTTGGCGCCGGTCCCACCGTGCTCATGCTGCACGATGCCGACGGCGGCCACCTGACCTTCGCTCCCCAGGTCGAGACCCTCGCGGGCTCCGGCTACCGTGCCGTGGCCTGGGACATGCCGGGTTACGGCCGCAGCGCGCCCATCGAGCCCTACAGCTTCAAGGGGCTGGCGCAGAGCTGCATCGCACTGCTCGATGCGCTGCAGTGCACGCAGGGCACCACCCTCGTCGGCCACGGCCTGGGCGCCATGGTGGCGGTCGAGGTCGCCCTGCGGGCACCCCGCCGCGTGGGCCGGCTCGTGCTGTGCGCGGGCGGCCCGGCCCTGGATGGTGAAGGCCTGGACACCTGGGTGGCGCCCCGCGTCGCCGCGCTGGAGGGCGACCAGGCCATGGAGCGCGTGGCCGAACTGCTGGTGCCGCGCCAGACCGGCAGCGGCGCGTTGCCCGAAGGCGCGCGCCTGGCTGGCCATGCGATGGGCCAGGTCCACCGTTCCGCCTTCCGCCGCGCGCTGGAATTGCTGCCAGCGTTCGCGCGCGATGCCGCGGACCTCGCCCACCTCTCCATGCCCACCCTGCTCGTGAGTGGGGCCCAGGACCGCTGCATGCCGCCCGAGGCCTTGCAGGCCCTGGCCCACGTGCTGCCCGATGCGCGGCACCTGAGCCTGCCGAACGTGGGGCACTGGCCGCAGCTGGAAGACCCGGACGGCTTCGATGGCGCGCTGCTGGACTTCCTCGGCTCCTCCGCTCCGCGGACCATCCACTGATGGCGGCGCGCACGAACGGCACTCCCGGGGTGCCAGCCATCCCGCGCCGTCCAGGTCTCCTGTCCCCCTGGCTGATGCCTCCGGCGGCCGTGCTGGCGCTGGCGCTGTTCGGTGCCTCCCTGTGGGATCCCCGTGCCTTCCAGGCCGGCGGACAGGCTGGCGCGGTCACTGCCTCCGACGCGGTGGTCGCCGTCGGGCGGGGGTACCTGGGCACGGGTGAGAGCGGTGCGGGATACCACTCGGTGGTCGTGCTCGGCGCGCCCGCCGAACGTTCCGGGGACACCGCGGCCTCCCCGGCGGTACCCCGGGCGTCCAGCGCGGCCCAGCCCCGGAGGGGCGCCGCATCCGCTCCGGGCCGCGGCGACGGCGCCGCGGCGTCCGCGTCCGGCGCCATGGCCACCCGCACCCTGGCGCCCGCCCAGGTCCCCGTCCCCTTGCCGCCACCCGGCGCCGCGGAATCGGTGGCCGCCTGCAAGCTGCTGCTGCCCCGCCTGCCCACGGTGGACCGGCCGCTCTGCGAATCCACGCGCCTGTCCGAAAGCGGGGCGCATTCCCGCAAGGGGCTGCCGATCTACTGGCGCGACGTGCCTCCGGCCCCGGTGGCGGGCGGTGCCGCGGGCCAGGAGCCGCTGCGCGTCCTGGTGCTGGGGGCGATCCACGGCGACGAGCCCACTTCCGCGTCGCTGGCCATGCGCTGGATCGCTTTCGCGGCCCAGCCGCAGCCGGCGTTGCGGCAGCCCGTGCACTGGCGCTTCATTCCGGCGCTCAACCCCGACGGCATGCTGGCCCGCCCGGCGACGCGCGTGAACGCCCGGGGCGTGGACCTGAACCGCAATTTCCCCACGCCGAACTGGGAGCGCGATGCTCCGGTGTACTGGGAAAAGCGCACCCGCCGCGATCCGCGCCGCTGGCCGGGGCCCGAGCCTTTGTCCGAGCCCGAGTCGCGCTTCCTGCACGAGCAGATGGAGGGCTTCCGGCCCGACCTGGTGGTGAGCATCCACGCTCCGTATGGCGTGCTCGATTACGACGGCCCGTTGCCGCCGCCCAGCCGCCTGGGCCGCCTGCGGCTCGACCAGCTCGGCATCTTCCCAGGCTCGCTCGGCCACTACGGCAGCGTGCGCCAGGGCATGCCCGTCGTCACCATCGAGCTGCAGCACGAACTGCGCATGCCCGAAGACAGCCAGGTGCGCCAGATGTGGGTGGACCTGCTGCGGTGGATGGATACCCACCTGGCCGCCACCGATACGCCGGCCGCCGGCATTCCCGCGCGGTAGCTTCCGGCCCGGGCCGGGGCGCCTGCCCCGGGCGCCTCAGGAGAGCGGCGCTGCCAGGAAGCGCGCGGCCTCCCGCACGGCCGCCGCATCCGCCTGCACCGCACCCGGCGGCCCGCCCTTGCCCCAGAGTGCGCCCCGGAAGCGCATGCCCAGGAACTGCGCGCACAGCTGCACCGAATCGATCATCGGCTGGGCCTTGGCGCGGTCGCCGCTGGTCGTGACCAGGCTGAGCGCCTTGCCGGCCATGCGCTCCTTGAACTCCAGGCCCGGCACGCGCATCCAGGCGCTCCAATGGTCCAGGTAGGTCTTGAGCGGCGAAGGAATGCTGAACCAGTACACGGGCGACACGAACACGATCTCGGAGGCCGCGAGCGTGGCATCCAGCAGCGTGCGCAGATCGCCTTCGGGCGCGGGGTAGGTGCCGGTGGTGTGGCGCAGGTCCACGAACGGAGGCAGGTCGAGGCGGGCGAGGTGCAGCCAGTCCACGGCGGTGCCTGCGGGCAGCGCGGCCGCGGCCTGGCGGGCCAGCCATTCGGTGTTGCCGACATGGCCCGGCTCGCGGGTGGATGCGTTCAGGAAAAGAAGATGGGAGGAGGACGGCATGCGCGAGATGGTAGCGCTGCACGTCCTGCCCGCCCGCCTGCCGGGCCGGGCTGCCGTGTCAGGCGGCGACCGGCGTGGCGCTCGCCTGGTGGCCCTGGGCGCCGAAGCCGAGGAAGCCGAAATCCATCGCGGGCCGCTCGCCGCTCAGCAGCTCGGCCATCGCCTTGCCCGAGCCTGCGCCGTGCGTCCAGCCCAGCGTGCCGTGCCCCGCGTTCACCCAGAGCTTGCCCACGCGGGTGCGGCCGATGAACGGGATGTTGGTCGGCGTGGCGGGGCGCAGCCCGGTCCAGTACTGCGGATTGCCGCCTTCCTCCGGCGTGCGCGTATCGCACACGCCGGGCAGGATCTCGGCGATGCGCCGCGAGAGCATGTGGCAGCGCGCGCGGGCCACGGGGCTGTCCAGGGAGAGGTCGAAACCCCCCAGTTCGATCGTGCCGGCCACGCGCAGGAAATTGCCCAGGCGGCTCATCGCGATCTTCTTGCCGTCGTCGATGGTGGAGACCATGGGCGCGCCCTCGGGCTTGAGCAGCGGGAACGTGGCGCTGTAGCCCTTGCCGGGGTAGATGGGCAGATCCACGCCCACCGTGCGCAGCAGCGGCGCCGTATAGGAGCCGCAGGCCACCACGAACGCGTCGGCACGCAACTCCTGCGCGGCCGAGCCGGGCTCGCGGGAGCGCACCGTGGCGGCGTCGATGGCGTCGCCCGTGCGCTGCAGCCGCAGCACGTCGTGCCCGAAGAGGAACTGCGCACCCCGCTCGGCGCAGCGGCGGGCCAGCGCCTGGGTGAACACCCGGGCGTCACCGCTCTCGTCGGTGCTGGTGTAGGTGCCGCCGGTGATGCGGTCGCCATAGGCGCGGAACGCCGGCTCGATCTGCAACAGCTCGTCGCGGCTCACCAGGCGGCGCTGCACGCCGTACTGGCGCATCAGGTCCACGGCCTTGCCGGCCGCGTCGAAGGATTTCTGGTCGGTGTAGAAGTGGGCGATGCCGCGTTCGAGCCGGTGGTACTCGATGCCGGTGGAGCGCACCAGGTCCTTGAGCGCGGCATGGCTGTAGGCCCCCAGCGCCACGATCTGCTGCACGTTGCGGGCAAAGGCGGCGTCGTTGCATTGCGCGAGGAACTTCAGGCTCCAGCGCCACTGGTCCCAGTCCAGCTGGGGACGGAACAGCAGCGGGGCTTCCTTGTCGAACATCCACTTGAGCGCCTTCCAGGGCGCCTCGCGGTTCGCCCAGGGTTCGCAATAGCTCACCGAGATCTGCGCCGCATTGGCGTAGCTGGTCTCCAGCGATGCGTCGGGCTGGCGATCGACGACGATGACTTCGTGTCCGCGCTCGAGCAGGTGCCACGCGGTGCTGATGCCGATGATGCCGGCTCCGAGGACGATGGTTTTCATGGCTCCGCAGTGTGCGGCGGCGCCCGTTTTTTTTGAAGAGGAATTAAACTTCCTCCAAATTCATCAGTTCATCTAATGCGCCGACCGCCATGAGCACCTTCGATCCCGCCGCCCTGGAATGCCTGGCCGCCATCGTGGAAGAGGGGGGCTTCGAGCGCGCTGCGCAGCGCCTGAACGTCACCCAGTCGGCCGTCTCGCAGCGCCTGCGGGCGCTGGAGGCGCAGGTGGGCTCCGTGCTGATCGTGCGCAGCCGGCCGCTCAAGCCGACGAGTGCCGGGCAGCTGCTGCTCAAGCACACCAAGCAGCTGCGCCTGCTGCGCGCCGACCTGGAGCGCGACCTGCAGGAACTCGCCCCCAGCGCGCCCGGGGGGGCCCGCGAGGACGAGCGCATCGCCATCGCCATCAATGCCGACAGC
Proteins encoded in this window:
- a CDS encoding flavin reductase family protein: MTRPLPRPALATPPSFSPREFRDALGMFATGVTIVTAQDAAGGLVGLTASSFNSVSLAPPLVLWSLGRTAGSMGALAAGSHYAINVLAADQKALAERFASRGVDRFAGVAYTPGVAGAPLIEGAVATFECFNRSRYDEGDHVIFVGEVERCAHRPGVPPLLYHGGRFYTEHPL
- the pssA gene encoding CDP-diacylglycerol--serine O-phosphatidyltransferase, yielding MTPQAPKRFSMIREFHLADWFTLGNAVCGVGALFSSMTFMETGDVRHVYFAAALVLAALVFDVLDGRVARWRQKSSAMGRELDSLADVISFGVAPAIIAYACGMQGLYDRIVLAFFVACGVSRLARYNVTAETLSEGSGKVKYFEGTPIPTSIVLVGLMALAASLGAVRENLWFGKLLVGGFTLHPFVLLFAVSGSLMISRIRIPKF
- a CDS encoding alpha/beta fold hydrolase, producing the protein MALLPTFTTLGAGPTVLMLHDADGGHLTFAPQVETLAGSGYRAVAWDMPGYGRSAPIEPYSFKGLAQSCIALLDALQCTQGTTLVGHGLGAMVAVEVALRAPRRVGRLVLCAGGPALDGEGLDTWVAPRVAALEGDQAMERVAELLVPRQTGSGALPEGARLAGHAMGQVHRSAFRRALELLPAFARDAADLAHLSMPTLLVSGAQDRCMPPEALQALAHVLPDARHLSLPNVGHWPQLEDPDGFDGALLDFLGSSAPRTIH
- a CDS encoding D-amino acid dehydrogenase, which codes for MKTIVLGAGIIGISTAWHLLERGHEVIVVDRQPDASLETSYANAAQISVSYCEPWANREAPWKALKWMFDKEAPLLFRPQLDWDQWRWSLKFLAQCNDAAFARNVQQIVALGAYSHAALKDLVRSTGIEYHRLERGIAHFYTDQKSFDAAGKAVDLMRQYGVQRRLVSRDELLQIEPAFRAYGDRITGGTYTSTDESGDARVFTQALARRCAERGAQFLFGHDVLRLQRTGDAIDAATVRSREPGSAAQELRADAFVVACGSYTAPLLRTVGVDLPIYPGKGYSATFPLLKPEGAPMVSTIDDGKKIAMSRLGNFLRVAGTIELGGFDLSLDSPVARARCHMLSRRIAEILPGVCDTRTPEEGGNPQYWTGLRPATPTNIPFIGRTRVGKLWVNAGHGTLGWTHGAGSGKAMAELLSGERPAMDFGFLGFGAQGHQASATPVAA
- the minC gene encoding septum site-determining protein MinC, translated to MAVDTVGQARTSFDLKSAQLPVVAVALRTTDADAFAADLAARLGEDPGFFDNDPVLIDLAAVREEAAPIDFPALVTLLRQHRTQPVAVRGGSAAQMEAALAAGLVAAPEAPPARAAQPPAAAESPAREVVREVVREVEVVREVPAPAPGTVVVDKPLRSGQQVYARGSDLVVMAVVSFGAEVIADGNIHVYAPLRGRAIAGARGDTSARIFSTCLEPQLVSVAGIYRTTDTELPDNVRGKPAQVRLDGEKLIIEPLA
- a CDS encoding flavodoxin family protein, producing the protein MPSSSHLLFLNASTREPGHVGNTEWLARQAAAALPAGTAVDWLHLARLDLPPFVDLRHTTGTYPAPEGDLRTLLDATLAASEIVFVSPVYWFSIPSPLKTYLDHWSAWMRVPGLEFKERMAGKALSLVTTSGDRAKAQPMIDSVQLCAQFLGMRFRGALWGKGGPPGAVQADAAAVREAARFLAAPLS
- the minE gene encoding cell division topological specificity factor MinE produces the protein MASFLSFLLGEKKKTASVAKERLQIILAHERNGRNASEPDYLPALQRELVAVISKYVKISPEDLKVQLERQDNLEVLEVKIELPDTVR
- a CDS encoding M14 family zinc carboxypeptidase — translated: MPPAAVLALALFGASLWDPRAFQAGGQAGAVTASDAVVAVGRGYLGTGESGAGYHSVVVLGAPAERSGDTAASPAVPRASSAAQPRRGAASAPGRGDGAAASASGAMATRTLAPAQVPVPLPPPGAAESVAACKLLLPRLPTVDRPLCESTRLSESGAHSRKGLPIYWRDVPPAPVAGGAAGQEPLRVLVLGAIHGDEPTSASLAMRWIAFAAQPQPALRQPVHWRFIPALNPDGMLARPATRVNARGVDLNRNFPTPNWERDAPVYWEKRTRRDPRRWPGPEPLSEPESRFLHEQMEGFRPDLVVSIHAPYGVLDYDGPLPPPSRLGRLRLDQLGIFPGSLGHYGSVRQGMPVVTIELQHELRMPEDSQVRQMWVDLLRWMDTHLAATDTPAAGIPAR
- the minD gene encoding septum site-determining protein MinD, with the translated sequence MAKIVVVTSGKGGVGKTTTSASFASGLALRGHKTAVIDFDVGLRNLDLIMGCERRVVYDLINVIHGEANLNQALIKDKQCENLFVLAASQTRDKDALTQEGVEKVLNDLAAMDFEYIVCDSPAGIESGALMAMHFADEALLVTNPEVSSVRDSDRILGMLGSKTKRAIEGKEPIKEHLLITRYNPGRVQDGQMLSLEDIQDILRIELIGVVPESESVLQASNQGTPAIHLQGTDVSEAYKDVVARFLGEDKPLRFIDAQKPGFFKRIFGGR